In the genome of Saccharomonospora viridis DSM 43017, one region contains:
- a CDS encoding nitrilase-related carbon-nitrogen hydrolase codes for MRVALAQTDCRLGDVEGNLADAERIIKQAAEREADLVVFPELSLTGYALGRLTDNVSDISLWPDDPRLAALSRHGPDVVIGLLEDGRIRRHNSALYLSNGALVHNHRKLYLPNYLIWEERKHASPGQHMRAFDTRHGRFATLVCNDAWQPMLPWLAAQDGAELLIVPANSAAKPTGGSFDPAEYWHDLLTFTARMQQCWVVFVNRVGDEAGVRFWGGSRVLDPWGSVVTAAPDWEESLTVVDIDLRAVRKRRHEIPLLADARMGLLRRELERLITESGGD; via the coding sequence ATGAGGGTGGCGCTGGCACAGACCGACTGTCGGCTTGGTGACGTGGAAGGCAATCTGGCCGATGCCGAGCGCATCATCAAGCAAGCGGCCGAACGGGAGGCCGACCTGGTCGTGTTCCCGGAGTTGAGTCTCACGGGCTACGCGCTGGGCCGACTCACCGACAATGTCTCCGACATCTCGCTGTGGCCGGACGATCCGCGCCTCGCCGCCTTGTCCCGGCATGGGCCGGATGTCGTGATCGGGCTGTTGGAGGACGGCCGTATCCGCAGGCACAACTCGGCCCTGTACCTGTCCAACGGCGCTCTCGTGCACAACCATCGCAAGCTGTACCTGCCGAACTACCTGATCTGGGAGGAGCGCAAGCACGCCAGTCCCGGGCAGCACATGCGGGCCTTCGATACCCGGCACGGCAGGTTCGCCACGTTGGTCTGCAACGACGCTTGGCAGCCGATGTTGCCGTGGCTGGCCGCGCAGGACGGTGCGGAACTGCTCATCGTCCCCGCCAACAGTGCGGCGAAACCGACGGGCGGCTCGTTCGACCCGGCCGAGTACTGGCACGACCTGCTCACGTTCACCGCGCGCATGCAGCAGTGCTGGGTGGTGTTCGTCAACAGGGTGGGCGACGAGGCCGGGGTGCGTTTCTGGGGCGGTTCGCGGGTGCTCGACCCCTGGGGATCCGTGGTCACCGCCGCGCCCGACTGGGAGGAATCGCTCACGGTGGTCGACATAGACCTCCGCGCGGTACGCAAGCGGCGTCATGAGATCCCGCTGCTGGCGGACGCGCGCATGGGCCTGCTGCGCCGCGAGCTGGAGCGACTGATCACGGAAAGTGGTGGTGACTGA